Proteins from a single region of Cydia splendana chromosome 9, ilCydSple1.2, whole genome shotgun sequence:
- the LOC134793579 gene encoding uncharacterized protein LOC134793579 isoform X1 → MEATSSTNTVSKMPAVTSTTTEEQNNDPDQRMWNALKWYITRERQRKKQEYEAEVEEERLRKEREARERQDVMTLEETKEQIEGLEQKLKQLEKEKQQLFMQLKKVLNEDEIRKRQQQKESNENQPMKMPMGNIQIPMFPMSTSTGQGEQIQSQGRPPPLSSHMLNKQTIVRGPIQAGAKRARSPSPTYALYSQRLHQPPMKHQPVYSDHKVEDGRMGRQMRAVLWNKPSQYGGNSGSVSSGAYYAMPTSGVVVGERPPPLLYAHHAHTPHTPHTPHTPHTHHAGLMYAAPQPQLYLDMLNNREQHPEPKKEAQGQQVVIGLSEAVHPSVSTAVVYAPAGRHLVHQPNHMQVQTSKPGSITQGYPVQSSASVQNATMYPSRHRY, encoded by the exons A TGGAAGCTACAAGCAGTACAAACACTGTAAGCAAAATGCCTGCAGTAACATCCACGACTACTGAAGAACAGAATAATGATCCTGACCAGCGTATGTGGAATGCTCTCAAATGGTATATCACTCGTGAACGACAAAGGAAAAAGCAAG AGTATGAAGCTGAAGTAGAAGAGGAGAGATTAAGAAAAGAGCGAGAGGCAAGAGAGAGACAAGATGTCATGACATTGG AGGAAACTAAGGAACAGATTGAAGGACTAGAGCAGAAACTGAAACAGTTGGAGAAAGAGAAGCAACAGCTATTCATGCAGTTGAAGAAGGTGCTTAATGAAGATGAGATTAGAAAGAGACAACAGCAGAAGGAGTCCAA tGAAAACCAACCAATGAAGATGCCAATGGGTAATATACAGATTCCGATGTTCCCAATGTCTACATCTACGGGGCAAGGAGAACAAATACAATCACAGGGCAGGCCCCCACCTCTCAGTTCTCACATGCTGAACAAG CAGACTATAGTCCGCGGGCCCATCCAGGCCGGAGCGAAGCGAGCCCGCAGTCCATCCCCCACATACGCGCTGTACTCCCAGCGCCTACACCAACCTCCCATGAAACATCAGCCGGTGTACTCCGATcaca AAGTAGAAGACGGCCGCATGGGCCGGCAAATGCGCGCCGTACTGTGGAACA AGCCGTCCCAGTACGGGGGTAACTCTGGGTCCGTGAGCTCGGGCGCCTACTACGCCATGCCGACGTCGGGCGTGGTGGTGGGCGAGCGGCCGCCGCCGCTGCTGTACGCGCACCACGCGCACACGCCGCACACGCCGCACACGCCGCACACGCCGCACACGCACCACGCGGGGCTCATGTACGCCGCTCCGCAGCCGCAACTGTACCTGGATATGCTGAATAATAGAGAGCAGCATCCGGAGCCTAAGAAGGAGGCACAG GGCCAGCAAGTGGTGATCGGGCTGAGCGAGGCGGTGCATCCGTCGGTGAGCACCGCCGTGGTGTACGCGCCCGCCGGCCGGCATCTAGTGCATCAACCCAACCACATGCAAGTGCAG ACATCGAAGCCCGGCAGCATAACGCAGGGCTACCCGGTGCAGTCGAGCGCGAGCGTGCAGAACGCCACCATGTACCCGAGCCGCCACCGCTACTAG
- the LOC134793579 gene encoding G protein pathway suppressor 2 isoform X2 produces the protein MEATSSTNTVSKMPAVTSTTTEEQNNDPDQRMWNALKWYITRERQRKKQEYEAEVEEERLRKEREARERQDVMTLEETKEQIEGLEQKLKQLEKEKQQLFMQLKKVLNEDEIRKRQQQKESNENQPMKMPMGNIQIPMFPMSTSTGQGEQIQSQGRPPPLSSHMLNKQTIVRGPIQAGAKRARSPSPTYALYSQRLHQPPMKHQPVYSDHKPSQYGGNSGSVSSGAYYAMPTSGVVVGERPPPLLYAHHAHTPHTPHTPHTPHTHHAGLMYAAPQPQLYLDMLNNREQHPEPKKEAQGQQVVIGLSEAVHPSVSTAVVYAPAGRHLVHQPNHMQVQTSKPGSITQGYPVQSSASVQNATMYPSRHRY, from the exons A TGGAAGCTACAAGCAGTACAAACACTGTAAGCAAAATGCCTGCAGTAACATCCACGACTACTGAAGAACAGAATAATGATCCTGACCAGCGTATGTGGAATGCTCTCAAATGGTATATCACTCGTGAACGACAAAGGAAAAAGCAAG AGTATGAAGCTGAAGTAGAAGAGGAGAGATTAAGAAAAGAGCGAGAGGCAAGAGAGAGACAAGATGTCATGACATTGG AGGAAACTAAGGAACAGATTGAAGGACTAGAGCAGAAACTGAAACAGTTGGAGAAAGAGAAGCAACAGCTATTCATGCAGTTGAAGAAGGTGCTTAATGAAGATGAGATTAGAAAGAGACAACAGCAGAAGGAGTCCAA tGAAAACCAACCAATGAAGATGCCAATGGGTAATATACAGATTCCGATGTTCCCAATGTCTACATCTACGGGGCAAGGAGAACAAATACAATCACAGGGCAGGCCCCCACCTCTCAGTTCTCACATGCTGAACAAG CAGACTATAGTCCGCGGGCCCATCCAGGCCGGAGCGAAGCGAGCCCGCAGTCCATCCCCCACATACGCGCTGTACTCCCAGCGCCTACACCAACCTCCCATGAAACATCAGCCGGTGTACTCCGATcaca AGCCGTCCCAGTACGGGGGTAACTCTGGGTCCGTGAGCTCGGGCGCCTACTACGCCATGCCGACGTCGGGCGTGGTGGTGGGCGAGCGGCCGCCGCCGCTGCTGTACGCGCACCACGCGCACACGCCGCACACGCCGCACACGCCGCACACGCCGCACACGCACCACGCGGGGCTCATGTACGCCGCTCCGCAGCCGCAACTGTACCTGGATATGCTGAATAATAGAGAGCAGCATCCGGAGCCTAAGAAGGAGGCACAG GGCCAGCAAGTGGTGATCGGGCTGAGCGAGGCGGTGCATCCGTCGGTGAGCACCGCCGTGGTGTACGCGCCCGCCGGCCGGCATCTAGTGCATCAACCCAACCACATGCAAGTGCAG ACATCGAAGCCCGGCAGCATAACGCAGGGCTACCCGGTGCAGTCGAGCGCGAGCGTGCAGAACGCCACCATGTACCCGAGCCGCCACCGCTACTAG